One window of the Amia ocellicauda isolate fAmiCal2 chromosome 18, fAmiCal2.hap1, whole genome shotgun sequence genome contains the following:
- the prxl2b gene encoding prostamide/prostaglandin F synthase isoform X2: MSAVDLAKIGANVLKNAATGEMVQLQSLWQDQAVVLFFLRRFGCQICRWTAAEVSKLKEDLSENGVALVGIGPEETGLREFKEGGFFKGDVYIDEKKQCYKDLGFKRYGALSVVPAALGKKVRDVATKANAQGIQGNFSGDLLQSGGMLIVDRASLSMWGSKCFSLSPTRPSLASLMLHCLHPQVGRRSCCTLSRTPPEIMSPWRPSSRLWASPPRCSQARDLSATTMCAHDKS; the protein is encoded by the exons atGAGCGCTGTAGACCTGGCTAAAATCGGCGCGAATGTGCTGAAGAATGCTGCGACTGGAGAG atgGTGCAGCTGCAGTCTCTGTGGCAGGACCAGGCCGTCGTCCTGTTTTTCTTGCGTCGGTTCGGCTGCCAGATCTGCCGCTGGACGGCCGCGGAGGTCAGCAAGCTGAAGGAGGACCTGAGTGAGAACGGCGTGGCGCTGGTGGGCATCGGGCCCGAGGAGACCGGCCTTCGGGAGTTCAAGGAGGGAGGCTTCTTCAAGGGCG ACGTGTACATTGATGAGAAGAAGCAGTGCTACAAGGATCTGGGCTTCAAAAG gtacGGTGCCCTGAGCGTGGTGCCGGCGGCCCTGGGGAAGAAAGTGCGCGACGTTGCCACCAAG GCGAACGCCCAGGGAATCCAGGGAAATTTCTCTGGCGATCTGCTGCAGAGTGGAGGCATGCTCATCGTGGACCGAG CCTCTCTCTCTATGTGGGGGTCAAAGTGCTTCTCTCTGTCCCCCACCCGGCCCAGCCTGGCGTCTCTCATGCTACACTGTCTGCACCCCCAGGTGGGGAGAAGGTCCTGCTGCACTTTGTCCAGGACTCCCCCGGAGATCATGTCCCCCTGGAGACCATCGTCCAGACTCTGGGCATCTCCGCCGAGGTGCAGCCAGGCCAGAGACCTCAG
- the slc45a1 gene encoding proton-associated sugar transporter A, with protein sequence MMSSPGPGTPSDPLLPSPGGVQDSAWKAGSIPKTSTFPSSTTRHLSHRANNFKRHPKRRKLIRPSPPPPPNTPCPLDQLDLSELPPRRTFPELLFNGCILFGIEFSYAMETAYVTPVLLQMGLPDQFYSLVWFISPILGFLVQPILGAWSDRCTSRFGRRRPFILVLAIGALLGLTLVLNGRDIGTALADTAANHKWGIVLTVCGVVLMDFSADSADNPSHAYMMDVCSPEDQDRGLNIHALLAGLGGGFGYVVGGINWDHTEFGRSLGGQLRVIYLFTSITLAIATAMTLTSIPERPLAQAQAAKRPRNTLKSPSLALPPSPPVPPGQGEHGDDGEGFAAEEDPLSYQCYDPHPCQPDPLAYSASANARLYTGLTSPLSPLSPLTPKYGSFISRDSSLTGINEFASSFGTSYIDSVLIDCYTGQQTPQPLDPDSATAPLLPHRDTPPTLGAGGAPLKGGGSGILKRPQSLALLDDTLLAPGPGVESGRRRTVTFRQQVANILLNGVRYDSDLSDTTDGTDNQLSMRLLCNAIYRMPPPLCSLCTNHFLGWLSFEGMLLFYTDFMGEVVFGGDPKAPHDSEAYKLYNSGVTMGCWGMCIYAFSAAFYSAILEKLEERFSLRSLYFFAYLAFGLGTGLATLSTNLYVILSLCVTYGILFSSLCTLPYSLLCEYYQSPQFTGSSEDGTRRGMGVDISLLSCQYFLAQILVSVVMGPLTSLVGGARGVMYFSSVMSFVGCLYSSLCVVYQLPPPDSDTETQPLLIQI encoded by the exons ATGATGTCTTCCCCTGGGCCGGGCACCCCCAGCGATCCCCTCCTGCCCAGTCCGGGGGGGGTCCAGGACAGTGCCTGGAAAGCGGGCTCCATCCCCAAGACCTCCACCTTCCCATCCTCCACCACCCGCCACCTCAGCCACCGCGCCAACAACTTCAAGCGGCACCCCAAGCGGCGGAAGCTGATCCGGCCCTCGCCGCCGCCGCCCCCCAACACCCCCTGCCCCCTGGACCAGCTGGACCTGAGCGAGCTGCCCCCCCGGCGCACCTTCCCCGAGCTGCTCTTCAACGGCTGCATCCTGTTCGGTATCGAGTTCAGCTATGCGATGGAGACGGCCTACGTCACGCCGGTGCTGCTGCAGATGGGCCTGCCCGACCAGTTCTACAGCCTGGTGTGGTTCATCAGCCCCATATTGG GGTTCCTCGTCCAGCCGATCCTGGGCGCCTGGAGCGACCGCTGCACCTCCCGCTTCGGCCGTCGCCGGCCCTTCATCCTGGTTCTTGCCATCG GAGCGCTGCTTGGTCTGACGCTGGTCCTGAATGGGCGGGATATCGGGACCGCCCTGGCAGACACGGCAGCCAATCACAAGTGGGGGATTGTGCTGACGGTGTGTGGCGTGGTTCTGATGGACTTCAGCGCCGACTCGGCAGACAACCCCAGCCACGCCTACATGATGGACGTCTGCAGCCCCGAGGACCAGGATCGTGGACTCAACATCCACGCTCTGCTGGCAG GGTTGGGCGGCGGCTTTGGCTACGTGGTGGGCGGCATCAACTGGGACCACACAGAGTTCGGGAGGTCGCTGGGGGGTCAGCTGAGGGTCATCTACCTCTTCACCAGCATCACCCTCGCCATCGCCACGGCCATGACCCTCACCAGCATTCCGGAGCGGCCCCTGGCACAGGCACAAGCCGCCAAGCGCCCCAGGAACACACTGAAGAGCCCCAGCCTGGCGCTGCCGCCCTCACCCCCGGTGCCACCGGGGCAAGGGGAGCACGGGGACGACGGGGAGGGGTTCGCTGCGGAGGAGGATCCCCTGAGCTACCAGTGCTACGACCCGCACCCCTGCCAGCCTGACCCCCTGGCGTACTCTGCCAGCGCCAACGCCCGGCTCTACACTGGCCTCACCAGCCCCCTCTCGCCCCTCAGTCCCCTCACCCCCAAGTACGGCAGCTTCATCAGCCGCGACAGCTCCCTGACGGGCATCAACGAGTTCGCCTCGTCCTTCGGCACGTCCTACATCGACAGTGTGCTGATCGACTGCTACACAGGGCAGCAGACCCCCCAGCCCCTGGACCCCGACTCCGCCACCGCCCCGCTGCTGCCCCACAGGGACACCCCGCCCACCCTTGGTGCCGGGGGAGCGCCGCTGAAAGGAGGGGGCTCCGGGATTCTGAAACGGCCCCAGAGTCTGGCCCTGCTGGACGACACCCTGctggcccccggccccggcgtGGAGAGCGGGCGCAGGAGGACGGTCACCTTCCGGCAGCAG GTGGCCAATATCCTGCTGAACGGCGTGCGCTACGACAGCGATCTGAGCGACACCACGGACGGCACCGACAATCAGCTGTCCATGCGGCTGCTCTGCAACGCCATCTACAGGATGCCCCCCCCACTGTGCAGCCTCTGCACCAACCACTTCCTGG GGTGGCTGTCTTTTGAGGGGATGCTGCTCTTTTACACCGACTTCATGGGGGAGGTGGTGTTTGGGGGCGACCCCAAGGCACCCCATGACTCGGAAGCCTACAAGCTGTACAATTCTGGAGTGACCATGGGCTGCTGGGGCATGTGCATCTACGCCTTCAGTGCGGCCTTCTACTCGG CGATCCTGGAGAAGCTGGAGGAGCGTTTCTCCCTCCGCTCGCTCTACTTCTTCGCCTACCTGGCGTTCGGCCTGGGCACCGGCCTGGCCACCCTCTCCACCAACCTGTACGTGATCCTGTCCCTTTGCGTCACCTACGGCATCCTGTTCTCCTCACTGTGCACCCTGCCCTACTCCCTGCTCTGCGAATACTACCAGAGCCCGCAG TTCACAGGCTCCTCGGAGGACGGCACGCGCCGCGGGATGGGCGTGGACATCTCCCTGCTGAGCTGCCAGTACTTCCTGGCGCAGATCCTGGTCTCTGTGGTGATGGGCCCCCTGACCTCGCTGGTGGGCGGGGCGCGGGGCGTGATGTACTTTTCCAGCGTGATGTCGTTCGTGGGCTGCCTGTACTCCTCGCTCTGCGTGGTGTACCAGCTGCCCCCGCCGGACAGCGACACAGAGACGCAGCCCCTGCTCATACAGATCTAG
- the LOC136713416 gene encoding parathymosin translates to MADTAVDTTTATPEVTPKDLKEKKEVAKEEVEKTEEKKEEKKEEKNGSADAPANGTEANGADHGEETPEDEEEDEEAEGEGEEDEAEDGADEEAEHPVKRPAEEEEKVETAKKQKTENGDSTEAEAKA, encoded by the exons ATGGCTGATACCGCAGTTGACACGACCACCGCCACCCCCGAGGTTACCCCAAAG GACctgaaggagaagaaggaggttgCCAAGGAGGAAGTGGAGAAGactgaggagaagaaggaggagaagaaggaagaGAAGAACGGCAGCGCAGACGCACCTGCCAACGGCACG GAGGCGAACGGTGCCGACCACGGCGAGGAAACCCCtgaggatgaggaggaagaCGAGGAGG ccgagggagagggagaggaggacgAGGCAGAGGATGGCGCTGACGAAGAGGCCGAGCACCCTGTGAAGCGCCCGGCTGAGGAGGAG GAAAAAGTGGAAACCGCAAAAAAGCAGAAGACGGAAAACGGCGACTCCACAGAGGCCGAAGCGAAAGCCTAG
- the prxl2b gene encoding prostamide/prostaglandin F synthase isoform X3, with protein sequence MSAVDLAKIGANVLKNAATGEMVQLQSLWQDQAVVLFFLRRFGCQICRWTAAEVSKLKEDLSENGVALVGIGPEETGLREFKEGGFFKGDVYIDEKKQCYKDLGFKRYGALSVVPAALGKKVRDVATKANAQGIQGNFSGDLLQSGGMLIVDRGGEKVLLHFVQDSPGDHVPLETIVQTLGISAEVQPGQRPQCNDDVCTR encoded by the exons atGAGCGCTGTAGACCTGGCTAAAATCGGCGCGAATGTGCTGAAGAATGCTGCGACTGGAGAG atgGTGCAGCTGCAGTCTCTGTGGCAGGACCAGGCCGTCGTCCTGTTTTTCTTGCGTCGGTTCGGCTGCCAGATCTGCCGCTGGACGGCCGCGGAGGTCAGCAAGCTGAAGGAGGACCTGAGTGAGAACGGCGTGGCGCTGGTGGGCATCGGGCCCGAGGAGACCGGCCTTCGGGAGTTCAAGGAGGGAGGCTTCTTCAAGGGCG ACGTGTACATTGATGAGAAGAAGCAGTGCTACAAGGATCTGGGCTTCAAAAG gtacGGTGCCCTGAGCGTGGTGCCGGCGGCCCTGGGGAAGAAAGTGCGCGACGTTGCCACCAAG GCGAACGCCCAGGGAATCCAGGGAAATTTCTCTGGCGATCTGCTGCAGAGTGGAGGCATGCTCATCGTGGACCGAG GTGGGGAGAAGGTCCTGCTGCACTTTGTCCAGGACTCCCCCGGAGATCATGTCCCCCTGGAGACCATCGTCCAGACTCTGGGCATCTCCGCCGAGGTGCAGCCAGGCCAGAGACCTCAG